DNA sequence from the Syntrophus gentianae genome:
AGACCTCCTGGAGGTCGTCGAGGAAAGACATGGCCATGCCTCCACGATTGTCACCAGTCAACTCCCCGTGGATTTATGGCATGAACAAATCGGCGATCCCACAATTGCCGACGCCATCCTCGACCGGCTGGTCCA
Encoded proteins:
- a CDS encoding ATP-binding protein, translated to DLLEVVEERHGHASTIVTSQLPVDLWHEQIGDPTIADAILDRLVHNAHKINLSMKGESMRKKYAGLT